The Mycteria americana isolate JAX WOST 10 ecotype Jacksonville Zoo and Gardens chromosome 2, USCA_MyAme_1.0, whole genome shotgun sequence genome contains the following window.
TAGTGAAACAGAGATTAATGGATAAATAGTGCACAAATATCTGAATGTGCTCTGTCTTTTATCCAGTGTCTACTTTTATGAAaattctatgaagaaaatttggCCCAATATGTCTAGAACTCTCATTTTTACCAAAACATTTACCTTTGTCAGGATTTGCCATTTACTAGTTTTGTCCATAAAGTCTCAGTCAACATATTTACAGTCTCTGTGATTTTGTACTATAACTGTTAACAGAATAAATTCACTCAGGAGCTAAATTTGTATGTTTGCTCTTAGAACATTGCTTTTGTGCTATAGTGAACGTTGTTTTGCTAACCCTTTCTGGAAAACTTTGCCCTGGATACAGCCCACAGGTTAGTGAAAGGTAGTGTGCTGTCCTAGTTAAATCCATACTTAGATAAAGGCAATCACACTGCAATAtagaagaaaacaatatttttattttctgtcaattGGAATATATTAAGGGAAACATAAAAGTCACAAAACACAACTTGCAGCTCTAAAGCCTATCAATATGTCTTTGAATTCATATGTGTTGGGAAGTCAAACAGCACTGACGGGTGACAAAGTGATACTCTTTCTGAAATCCTGTATGTTAAGATTACATTGggcatggatttttcttttcaattaatttgaaaaagtCTAAAAGTAATCATTCTCACTGTCAATACTGAGCAATGTCCATTTGTTTTATACCACACTCAGTACTGTAGGTGAAGAGTGAACATTCCAATTCACAGTTGCAGATTTTAGTATTACTTGCTTTCCACTGTTTATTCTTATTGGACTTCATATATATTCATTGAGATTTCCATAATGATCCTCAAGTGTTTTTCATTTATGAAGATCCCTCTTCCCAAGAAATTGCATTGGTTACAGGTGAACAGTTAGCTCTCTGAAAGCCCTCCCAAACTTTTCTGACTACCTAGCCTGTATTTTTATGTAACGTGCACATACACCTCTAAATAtccattcttttttcttgcttgtgaAAGCCAAACACTGCTATCTAATAGCCATAAGCTTGCATAAAGAATATGAGCCCACTGCCACACAACTGGGCATTTATTTTTGCACTTCTTAATGAATTGGTTCTTATGGAGTCTATTTCATGAAAACACTTTAGATCCCACACACATGACTATGTAGTTTCCTTAGTATCTTACTGTAAAGCACTTTCtcacatgaatttttaaacatgCCAAATAACTTACCACCACCAGAACTCTGTTAGCTACCATTCTGTTGACAAGAAATTACGGAACATTAGAAGCAAGGCAAGATGCCATTCTATGATAACAATCTTTAAGAGGTCTTGTATATCTGAAACATTTATCTTAAGTACTTTCAAAAGTGTCCTTCTgtttatgagagaaaaaaataaattcaaaagtgCAAAATGTGTCCATGCTcaaagtattattatttatactcagaaacactgtgaaaaagataaaataaagaataCAAGATAAATATTTGAATTCCATTCACAAACATGCTGTATCCTCTTTTATTCCTATGGATATCAGTTCCTAGTAACTGCAATGATAGCAGAAAGATTCATATATATATACGTTGAACCCACTATTCAGAAAGACAATAAACAGTGAATTCAGTTCTGTAAACACACcttatttaaaatgcttattgTATTCAGCATCAGACTTATGACTGACatcaatttaaataaatgtaaatgcaatGCCCAAAGACTAGAATTAGCaactcttttttgtgtgtgatgcATGTACTTCATCCAGTACTTTCCTGATGCTTTCTACACAAACCTCTTCTTTCTGATATTTCATACAGGCTTGCTTCCATATCTCTTCAAACCTTTCATCTGAAATGTTCACGCCAATGTTGCGGAGAATTCGTGCAATCTACAAAATAATACAATTCATGTAATTCAGgtcagcattttctttaaactatACAGAGTCTGGCTTTTATATATATTAGCAATCTCTATTTGCCAAAGAATATTTTCCCACTCTTAAATAAAAACTACAGACCACATCCTGCATCCTTAACCAAAGAAGTTCCTATTTAAGTAAATCTGAATCTTATTGGGATGAAAGCTGTGGTGTACAAAATTGTCTTTAGATAATAAAGTAACGTCGATGCAACTTCAACATTGGAAAAAATCAAACACGGAAGATTCAaggaaaagtaaatgttttttaaaagctctaaGTCAAGTCCTGTTTATCCATGGTATTTTTAGTGTTTGCAGTTATCAACATAAATCAGATTATATTATTGTCTGGGTGAAGTGACTAAAATGAAATTGTTCACATCAACTTTGGGTCTTGCTATAGTTCTACACCAAAGTAActtagaagaaattttttttttccatattttctcaCTTGGATGCTCCCTACTGCATGCCTCATTACACTGACCTGTTGACTCATTAGAGGAAGGTGGGTTTAGAAGAATATTGACATGACTTGTGCTTTTTTTAGTATTAGCAAATGTTTGGCTTCTTCAATTGtatcgtgtgtgtgtgtgtgtgtgttgtatttATGCTATGGAGATTTTATGCATGCTTTGATAAAGCAAGACTTTAACACAGTCAAATCAATCTTGTTTGTCATCTTTCTCTAAAACTGTCTTTTGTATAAATATAGGCCTGATCCACAGTACAGCAAATCTGCAGCTTCATCTTAGCCAATAAATCTATGACAGTTTATGCCAGCTGAAATTACAGGAGGAAAACATGGActaaattttttctttaagcatagGTGTTGTTTCAGTTAAATCAATAGTATTACTCATGAGGAAAACAAACCAGATTTGATCTAATGTCTTCAACAAGCTAGTGAAATTTGAAAGTTAAACTATAAGCAATATTCCATTACAGGATGCCACTGCAGGGACCACGAAGGACTATATACTCTCATAACTCGGTTTCACCATATTAAAATACAACTCTGTCCTGGCTCATCAAAAGCCATAAAATAATCACTGACTAAACCACAGACTAACAAGTATGCAGACAGGGCTAAACTGACCATTACCTATTATCAACATGATCATGTTGAATATAAATTACACACTATTACTCAGTTACATAACTTCTATTCTTGTCAATAGACTATGATGAATTCCAGTGAAGAAAATAGCAGGCCCTagatctattttcttcttttgtaacaTGAAGAGTCACCTTATGAAACTGCTTTATAGTCAGAATTCGCATTCATTTCTACAGGCCTATATAAAAACTGGTAGTATTAAATGACTCTGGGCTTTCATATAATAATTTCATTAGCTATTacatgtttgaaaatattaatgctccatatcaaaataaatcaaagatcATCACTAAAACATTGAAACAGTCCATTTCATGAGTATAGGATGATTTAACACACTCAGAGGTGGTTCTGTACTGAACTCTGTATACACTACAATGAAGTATGACATCTCAGGCCACATTATAACTTCAGAGAAGAGTTCTATCTAGTGCTTGACAGGTATAATGGGCTTCTCAATGAAGCATGAACTCTATTTACTGTTACCTATATTCTGCATGTACGGACTTCCTGCTTCAGAGCTAGATTATAAAATGGTAAATGCTCATGTACACGACATTCTGACAAGCCATTTTATGGGTACGTATAGAACATGACACCACACCTTTTACATCCCCACCCATTAATTAGCAacattcttttctgtaaaatacataCTCAAATTCCAGATCCACTTTCAAATGTGACTGAATATTTAATATAATGACTAGTAGAAAGAGAGAGGTTGTCAagtcttctttttcattttagatgGTAATTTCACATTTTGTTACAATTGCCTCATAAATTGTATTTCAGGTAATGAAGTTATCTCTTAATATTTTTTCACTAGAAAATGCATACAAATGTAGAAGCAAAAGAGTAAACAATACTGAAAAAGGAGCAAAGTTGTTTTAGTATTTATGTGGGAGGAACTCTGGGCTGCAAGATAGCAGAGTGGTAGCAGCCCCTAGAGATATCAGATGGAAAAATCACAGAGTTCTCAAGTAAGTCCCTACAGTCTCATGTCTATCTTTCCCTTCAGAAATATGAGACTGGTGTCTGACTCCCTACATCCTCTATCACTGTACAAATCCTTTGTGGATCTGAGCCTACAACCCTGTGCTCAGCAGAGCACTTAAAAGGTATATTCAGGCAGGTTGCTGAATTTGCCATTAGCAAAACCTGTAGGTTTGTTTGAGGAGACACACCTTGAGTAAAATTTTCTACTGAACGTCCCTCTGTGATATAAACTAGTTTTACACACCTGTAAAAATCTTCTTGTGGGGCTTTTAAAGACATCTACTCATAGAATAATGGCTGGAAGAGGTCCCTGGAGATCATCCATTTAACCACATAATCAAAGCAGGGCTAAATTTACCATTAAACCATGTTGCTTGGGACCTTGCTCAGAAATTTGAATATGTCCAAGGATGGAAATTTCAcaactgctctgctcttctcacaTTGCAGAAATGATGAGTCATAGACTCTTAAACCCTAGATTAATTACCAACCCTCGTTCGACAGACCTTTGAGCATGTGAGTAGCAACGTCCTGACGTACTCCCTTATATTGAAGTTGGATCTCAATATAAAATTATCAATATAAAATTGATATCTGCCACCTTTACGAATAATTTTGAATGTGAAGAGTACATATTTTTCAGATAGTTGAATGGATGTAAAGAAAGGTGGCAATGTTGCAACAATGAATTTTACAACCTGTTTATTTGATAATATGACTTTCCGCTCCCACATGGCTAAAGGTACATTTACCTTGGAAGAATATTCTGAAGAAATGCACTATACCTCTGCCTTTGgtcttgttttaaaaaaggcacTTTCATACACTCCCTTTTGACTGAAGACAGAAGGGAACAATAATGAATAGGCATTGGCCTCATCACCATAATTAGTTCTGTCACTGATGCGGCGAATTCGAGGAGCAGGAATATCTGAACGAATAGTTGGAACACCACACACTGGATAACCTGTGGAAATCAATGAACACGTAGCATGGAAAAGCCTGTATGTAAAGATAGTGCCAGGGAAGATAAAACATTTTGTGTGAAAAGGAACAAATTTGATACTTTGTCTCACATAGGTTCAATAAGAATTTATATCATTTTATTCCTCAtcacttttttcatatttttagaatTCCTAGCTTCAACTACATCATGAAGCACGACAACAGAAAATCTTGCAGTAATATTCTAGTACTTATCCAGTAATGCCAGCTAAAAACATTTTTAGGTGATTCCAGTAAGATATTGTTCTCCCAAAATTACTAGCATAATTGCTCAAAGACATCTAGATTAACTTTCACGTTTTGAATGGATTAACCATGCCGAACGTCCAAGCCATGCCCACTTCCAAGCCACAATCCTAAACAAATTTAGTTTAGATAAATTAATTCACTATTGTACATTAGTAGAACCTGTAGCAATACTTTTTAAACTTGCTCCTGATTTTGTCTTAAATAATACTCAGAAGTGAGAAGCTTAGTCCATTGTACTTACAGGTTGTTGGGAGACCACCTACTACAGCATTATACTGAGAAGAAGTTGTTTGATAATTTGCAAATACATGATCTGTTGATCTTGTAAGCATTTTTGGTGTCTTTTCTGAGCTTCCCAGTTCTTTTAATGCAAGATCTTCCTGCTTCACCAGTGGCTCATCATTTGTCTTTGTGTCTTCGGGCAGAACAGGAGCATCTAGTTTTTTCCCTATAAACAAAAGTTATGGTACAGCCAGGATTTATTATCAGCACATTATAGACTAAGAGGTAAAAAAACATTGCTTGAATCCTTGAAAAACTATAAAGCAGTTAACACAAGATAATTAATCTGCATATCTGATAATGATTCTACGAGATTTTTTACTGTCTCCTGATTTATGGGACATTCTCAACATGTAACACAGAACTCCAGGGTTCGGAAATACATTTGTATCTGAGGCTCTGCTGGTGGCAGGCAAGGACTACATGCACATTCTAAATCCTACCCTTCTAAAGGAGCACCTAGTCAACACCAGAAATGTCCTTTCAGTAGCTGTTGTAAGAACAAGATCATCTCCACAATTTCCCAGTATTAAGTCATCTaccttttgtaattattttttcttcaaactctttAACAGCCATTTTGTCCTTCCAGTTCAGAAAGTTTGCAAACTCCACATAATCAATCAGACCATCTTTATCCAAATCACAACAGTCAAACAAGGAATCCAGGAGCTCATAATCTAGATTCAGATTAAGCTGAAAACAGGACTTTCGCAGGTCATCCTTGTCTATCATTCCATCACCATTCtattataaacaaaataaaacagttgttACAACAGCCATTATAAAAAGGCTGAACCAAAAGGAATACATACACATTATGTGTTTATATACACagacagatatatatatagatagataagAGTAACATTGCTGAGTACAAAAAGAAACCCTgagtaatttagaaattaaaaatatgaatataaaagTGCCAATCAATAATTTTCAACTTAAGTAATACAGCGATTTGAGATTAAAAGTAAGTCAGTGTGACAGGGTATTATGACAAGATAACAGTCTAATCACAAATGTTGAGGCAAAGCCaagatttctttttgaaagtaAGGCATCAATCATTCTGTATACATTACAATTAATGTTACATATGAAATgtcaattattaattttttttccagagataaaaaaagaaaagatatgaaaTTCTGATGCTTGGTGACTCAGTCAAAAAGTACAACTTGGAAGAAAATATGAATGCAATACCTtcaactttatttcttttaagaagaaatacCAAATTTTGAAGAGCAAAAATTGCTAAGAATATTCCTGCTCACAAGTCCCTTGCTTGCTGTTAACTTGGATACTCCAAATACTGTTGTGAAAGGCTCCAGATATTGTTGTGTTTAATTCCATAGCATATCACAGTATATAAAACATACAATAACTATGAAGTTTTCTTGTCTTTATAGTCTTCATCTATATTTGCCTTGCTATGCTTGTGTTCCTTCATGTCCGTATCTCCATAGCACAGGAGCGCTAATGTCACACACtcctttacatttatattttttcaaagcaCTAACCTTATCATAATGCCTGAAGGCTTCTAGTAACATGTCAAAATTCTCATAGTTAGCTTTCTTCAAACTTTGCCGAACTGTAGTCAAGACAGCTTGCTCTCTGTCTTTGCCATGGAGGAAGTCACATGGAACCCAGCAGTGAAGAAGAT
Protein-coding sequences here:
- the EFHB gene encoding EF-hand domain-containing family member B; the protein is MAGQLRPVYEGKFTDRFPELSAAGKLLPTGDAAASCLTEVLPRPITPTTVRKFRNTTNPAPGVERIFYGRADDPDIAAHLTHGIESCSSLSAASLINPLPKTNFQQKIQDKKEAIYFSNRQAPLGRSHDYSSMLPKGLDIINTTFGTKVIQDVSAGELINPPKTFEEVDKESREGHDLYIMSHNDYYVGEAINRKYDSPNFSKSFVYGIETPHFKDGRSVSKSLNWLYDLQLKKAAKIVSKRSDDFKEKFQPQLGKVLDPIAETLNVPPGHTFGMLLHPDEYGVGDLLHCWVPCDFLHGKDREQAVLTTVRQSLKKANYENFDMLLEAFRHYDKNGDGMIDKDDLRKSCFQLNLNLDYELLDSLFDCCDLDKDGLIDYVEFANFLNWKDKMAVKEFEEKIITKGKKLDAPVLPEDTKTNDEPLVKQEDLALKELGSSEKTPKMLTRSTDHVFANYQTTSSQYNAVVGGLPTTCYPVCGVPTIRSDIPAPRIRRISDRTNYGDEANAYSLLFPSVFSQKGVYESAFFKTRPKAEIARILRNIGVNISDERFEEIWKQACMKYQKEEVCVESIRKVLDEVHASHTKKSC